The genomic segment AATTGAAATATACGAAACATATATCAACAGCCTATTTTATTTAACTTGTAAGTTTAAAGgtatttaatattaaacaaAGGGGGTTCTGTATCGGATATGACGTGTGTGAGGTGAAAGTTTGCAcgtcttttttatttaaaaacgcccTGTATGTAATTATATCCAGGCTTTATGAATAACGTCTGAGCAGCTTTAGTAATAACAAAAGCACAACTCAAACTGGAGCCTACCTCAGCTCAGAGCCAATGAGCGCGGAGCTCGTGCACACCGCGGCCAATGGCTGGCCCCGGGACGCTCGCGCACAACCGTTTGAAGGGCGGTCCTGAGCAGAAAAAGGAAAGTATGGATCTCAGAGCGGCGGAGGTAGTTATTCCCGAAAAATATGCAGCGGAGGCGTTTTGGGGGATAAAAGTTAATGAACATATATGTTTTGTTGCTCAGTAAGTAAGCGGGAATTTATTTTACACTCTGTATCTtcagctttgtgtttacatgcaGTTAGGCAACCCGTGTAGTGTGTTTTTGACTGATTAGCTGGGGACTATCAATACCTTCATGGCTTTGATCGCGACTGACCAGAGCTGCAAGCTGAACGGGACTTCAGTGATTTACAGCAGAGCTGGGTCGAGGAAAGAGGTGTTTCGGGGACCCGCAGACGGCTTTAAAACTGCCAAAATGCAGCCCAAAGAAAGTGAGTATTCAACAGATGGTTTGCCCAAAGCCTTCCTGCACAGCCTGAGGACCCTCTTTGACATTTTGGATGACGGTGGCCGGGGCTACGTCCATATCTCAGAGATCGAGAGTCGCTGGCAGGGCGCAGACACTCGGGACCTGCCAGGCGGAGTGCTGGGCTGTCTCAGGAGGGTCACACCACCGCATGGCTGCCTCACTTTTGAGCGCTTTGTTGCCGGTCTCCGGTACTCCATGCTCAACCCGGAGAACAGCTCCAACTTCAAGGCCCAGGCGGCCGTGCACCCGCAGCAGGCTTCGAAGCAGCACCACAAACTCGCACCACTGTCCAAATGCAATGTCGGGACTCGGGTTGAGAACAAGGTCCGCCCGCTGGGGCCGAGTAACGTAACGAACACCCAACAGCACCGGGCACCCCCTCAGCAGGACCGGGCCAGGCCGGAGGAAGGGTCCGGGTACCCGGCGTGTGGACCGGCGCGGTACAGCGCGGGCCTCGAGAGACCCGGGCGGAGTTTGGAGAGGATTCCCGTCGCTCCAGAGGGTGGGTGTTACCGCACCGACACGAGCCATGTTACCAACCTGGCACAGCACCAGCAGAGCAGGGGCAGGTCCATTGAGTCGCTGGCACTGGAGTCTCCACAGCTCCAGAGACCAAGTAAGTGCCACCAGAAAAGTGCAAGTGTGTGAGGGGGGCAGAGAATTCATGCAGGACTCATTATGTCATCATTTATAACAGCAACTAATAACTGCTCACTGAAAACAGATCCAGATTTGCTCAGTTTATAAAATATGCTGCTTTCATGTAATTATATGAAATTCCACAACCTCAGAAATTTCTAGCCAGAGCGATGaatcttttaaaatgttaataacTTACTAATTAATGCCAGACATAATTATCAAAGTCCAATATGATGGCTTTAAATTAGTCTGAATGACAGAGATTGATCTGAGGTTtgtaaaacaaagacatttctGGCATTTCTTAACCAAATTAACAATCATTTATTAATGTGTTCCCAGATATTTGGGGGGGTGGATTAACTAAatcgatttttattttttcaaaattaaagCATCTAATCTGCGTCTGAGAAGCTGCTAATTGAGAATACCAGGGCTCAGAAGTAATTACACTAAATTTCTGTGATGAGTCCTTACATTGCATGCATAACCTGAGCTGATATGTCCGCTGCAGTCCTACGCTCTTCATTCCCCTATTATAATTTGACTGGGGCTACTGAACCGTGATGTCCACACAAGTGCACGATATCTTCAGAGTTTCTTGCAAGTCACTGTTTGTTATTCAGCTGGAGTTTTCCACTGGTTCAAAAAGGGAACATTGAAGAGAGTCCAATAACAGTCTCTGGGATTTTGATAGCACATTATGGCATTATGTCATGGCTTAAACAGAGGCTCTGCTGCAATCACGAGTGCTTAGTTGAATAATTGCCATCGTTAACCCTAAGCTAGGTCAGAGATTATGTTAGAAACTGCAGAGATTTAGAGTTTCATTTGAGTCTTCAGTATTTAGCTTTCTGGTCTTACACCACTACTGTGGTGGAGAAGTTCTTTATTATATACATGCTGTCATATATGGAACAACAGTTCTTTTTTGCCCTTTCATATAGTCACGTACACTCAGCTTGAGTCTATTTGAGTTTGCATCATATCTGTACACTCAGGCCTGTGTGGAGCTACAATAAGAGTGACACTCTTGCCGTCTCTCTGTCGAGCCCTCAGGGCTTTAACTGCATACCATTTGAGAACAGTGTgaattttgatttttactcATGCTCAGACGCAAAGACTCACATactgctttttgctttttgtcatttttgtcgctatgattaaatgaaatagagGGAAACCCTTAAATTTTAAACAGCGTTGTTCTTGCAGCTTTGTGACCCCACCTCTGGGATGAACTGGAATTAGGTGCTGACTATGATCTGGATTCCAAAATCAGCAAAAGTTTGCATGCTGATATAATGGCACATTAATGGCAGAAATATTAAAGCATCATAAAAGAGTGTGCAGCTTATGTGTCCGCACACTTTGGTGCATAATACAGACTGACCAGCAGTGTTCATGCTGTAATCTCTCACATGCAGCCAAACCCTGTTGGATTAGTCCAGATTACAGCACACAGGCCAGGACTTTCTGAATCACTGCAGCAGTGAAATCCTCTTCAACGCCGTGAACTTCATCACATATCCCAGACACTCTGTCTTTCCCTGTCTCCTGGTTTAGTGAAAGCTGTGCACTCAAATCTAAAAATCTGATGATGATAAAATACCACAGAATACCACTGAGATGTGATACATATAGATTTTGAATAGTTTGGAGATAGCTCTCACTTAACGAGAACCTGCGTGTACTTCAGCTGTGACAGCATGATCTTGGAAAGAGGAAAACATTCGCTAACTCCAATTTCATAGGTATAGAGGCCAGGTGTGAGAAGAGTTAGAGTAGAAGTGGGCAAAAgaataaggatgatttttaattagATTAGACTGATAACAGCACTGCTGTCGATTCAGTTCACAGCTTTGATTCTTTATTGATTCGCTCACTGATTCCTGATTATTATTCATGTGGAAAAAGGCAGGCCTGTGCAGATTTAGTGTCAGTGATGCAAGAGTTTCATTAAATCTCCCTCTGAATGGAGTGTAgaaacagggttttttttttggttttttttttttaaaggcttgACTGCCTCAAGTTTGACGTCACTGTTTTGCAATGTGCTACTGTTAGACAAACCTTCAAGCATGGATGAAAGAATGTGATACGCCTCAAGGGACGAGATTGTGACGGATTAGACAATCTGGAACCAGTTCGCAACCTGAACCGCTTCTCTATCCCTGCAGAGAAACCTTATTAGATCTATAGAGTAACTGGAAGCAGATCTACTCCTGCTTGGACTGCAGTATGTGAAATCCAAGTTTGTCCCTTTTTTAAGAAATAATCCTAACCTGATGTCTTCTGTCAGTCCTTCACTTGTTAAACATTAAAGTGCTGGACACTGCTGGCTTTCTACGCACCAACAAGGCTCAGGAAACAGCTTAGATGCTCTACATCCCTATAAGAATTCACACAAGGGACTATGACCATATGcacactttaaaataaaatagaaaatagaaatgCTGTCACATCAGTGCACATTTACAGAGTGCAGCTCCCTCCTGTGGTAAAAACTGGCAGCGCAAATACATCAGTTCAAACATTGTCTTACTTTTTGTGAGCTGTTAGAGTAATATGCAATCTCATATGTGACATTTTTCAGCTGAAAGTACTTTGGAAATCAGAGTATGAcagataattaaataaataaataaaaaaggactggaaaaaagcagccaatgtccaaagaaaacatttgatttGGAAGACCTTCAAATAGCCAGAAGAGATATTGCTTAAGACaacaaaaaattacaagaaagtttcCTAGAAAGAAATGAGTGGCTCAAGAGTTATGCACAGTACTTTATATTGACCCACCACTTTATAACTATGTGTAGTGGAAGAGAGCATTGAGATGTGGAGTCATGCATTACAGAGAAtacgtgtgtgtgaatgagatggaggcaggtgaaaaggtaaagaaaagaggaagccCACAGAGAAGATTCTTGGATGTAGTGATGAGGAACAGagtgttggtgtgacagaggaggatgctgggaatAGTGtgagatggagggagatgatCCATTGTGGCGACTGTTAAAGCGAGCAGCCAAAAGATGAATAATTATAGAAGAAGTATGTCATAGTGCAGGAAAGAATAggagtatttttacttttctgtGCAAGATTGTcactttttcaaatgtttttacaGTGCGGTGTGTTCTGTTTTTAATCCACTGTCATCAGGAATAACTGAGTGCACGCCAGACTGCATCGCTATGATGAAACTGTCTGTTTCACGTTTGTCTAGGTGTTGTGAAATCCGGTTTGCCGAGATCTCAGAGTGAATCAGCTACAGGATTTACCGGTGGCTCAAGGCGACACGGGCGGAGCCGGGAAGAGCAGAGGAGGCATACCATTTCCAATGGAGTGGATTACGGAATGGTTGGTGAatgaaaagcacacacacacattcgtTTCAGGCTTTTATGAAGTTACCATGCAAACGGGAATAAACAGACCAGCTGGAAAATGTTACATGTTTAAGCCTGTTTGGAAAAACAAAGATAAGTTAAGCAGTGACCCTTAAGCCATATACACGTTGTAGTTTAGCAGGCCGGCCCTTTTCACCGTTACATTTGTGCTGGAGTTTCATAGAGAGACTGAGGCCTGTGTGGAAACTTAatgaaaaacagacaaatatcTATTTTGACAAGTTTAGAAAACATTTCCAGAGCAGGCTCTCCTCTGTTTCACCTCCTATTGGCCCACACATTCCCCTCCCATCCCTCTGCCCCCCTGCCTCCCCCTCTGACTCTGCCCCTCCCACCCTATGGTccagcgctcactcttcctctCTCCCCCTGCCTCAACGTTTTCCACTCTTTCAGCTCACCTCTTCTCCCTCTTCCTTTTGCGTGTTTTTGTCAGCGTCTCCGTCTCTTTCTTCTCCCCCTGGCCTCTGTGTCTGGAGAAATTTACTGACCGGCTCCCCTCCTTCTTCCTCCATCCCagcccctctcctcctcctcctcctcttccccctCCCCTCTGTCCCTCCCACCCCAGGCCGGCTTGGCCCGCTGCTGCCCTGATGGTAGTGAGCCGAGTCGGGCCCAGGGGCCTGGTAGAAGTAGAGGACTCGCTTGGCAGGCCCGGCCCAGCTTTTGTGTGGGCAGCCTACACTACCGTCTTCATCCCCCTCAGCAGTAGCCTCTACAGCAGCAAGGCCCTGCACTTTTTCCTGTGGGTGAGTAGGTTGAGAGGGatggagaaggagagggagagatagTCATAGAGGATAGAGACATTTAGAGGCTGTCTGTGAGATGGTTTTGTAATGAAAAGGTTACACTGTTGAAGATGTTGTATTGGTATTTAATTGTGTCAGCGAGGTGCAAAGTTTTCCCAGTAGCCACTTGATGTATGAGCTGAAATGGACAGTAGAAATCAATGATTTGTGAGGTTTTTCTTTGTGCCCAAAATTAACAAAGTAAGATTCTTTGGTGGTTACAGGGTGAGGATTTGATACAGTGTGAGTGTAAGTTTAACTTTTTGggttatgattaaaaaaagtctttaagaAGTCTGattaattaaagaaaatgtaACTAAATGATGTGCTCTAACTTTAAGAGTTAGCTGATTGACAGGGTATAACATTTTAAACCGTTTCTTCACCAATGTGTGCACTTCCTGCCTTAGTTTCTTTAATATTCAGgcatattaaacatgtcaggAAAGAAGACTTGCCAATTAATCGAATGATCAGAATAAGTCTTCATAAATAttcttgtttttgtcacttttatcCCTTTTAGTTTGAAATCACCTTGTGTTCTTTGAGTCAGTTTGGTATCAAATCTGTGCTTTCGTATGCATTCATGACAGCAGGGAAACACAAATCTTCCATAACCCTTTAAGCTTTTTGCTGTTCTATCTCTTCTCTGTGTATTTTCTCTTCTTTGCGCCCTTTGGGAGAATTGACACTGGTGCTTCATTCTTAACATGGACTCCCCCCTCCGACCATTTCATTCTCAGAGgccccctcctctcctcttcatTTGCAAACACTCACTTTAGTGCTTTTGGTGAAGGATTATAGTGTGTCGTCAGGCAGTGTTTCCTGCATGTTTACTGGTGTATGAGCGATGATCTGCGGAATGTAGGGAGCTGCGCAGGgttggctggatggatggagccaTGGGTGGATAGATAGACATAGATGACACACCAGGTGGCTGAATGCCAACAGTGAGGCCTTGACTGTGGCAGCTTGCTGCATGGACAGCCTGGTCAGCACAACTCATTGCAGCCTTGCTgggctgcagacacacacacactcacacatgctttttctctcacacatctcttcctctctgtctctctttcacaAACACTGGGGTGGCCATAGCTGAAGTGCTGTTTACCCCATTCTTAGATTGCTGTGCGGTTGCCATAGCGCTGGGGGTGATTGCTCCTCTAAACATTGTTCATGATGGGAGAGAGTCCCGCACAACTGGTGTGGCGCCATTGTCTCAGCCAGCACAAAAGAGCGTGCTGTGGATGCCCTTGTGAAAAGACTGGAGTTTGTCTACCATGCAGAGtgctggcaaaaaaaaaataaaaaatcagtgATTAGATTTCATCTTGATTTGAAAGCTCTCTTAGTGATGTCACAAAACttaaatgttttcattcattaGAGTCTCAGTGGGGAATCTGTACAGAAATTGACTTCAGGTGAGTTTGTTTTAGGCTTTTAACCAAGCTTTtctcttcccctttcttttTACTCTCCTACATCTGCTTTTAAATTTCAACTCACGCAGTTGA from the Oreochromis niloticus isolate F11D_XX linkage group LG7, O_niloticus_UMD_NMBU, whole genome shotgun sequence genome contains:
- the sapcd2 gene encoding suppressor APC domain-containing protein 2 isoform X2; this translates as MALIATDQSCKLNGTSVIYSRAGSRKEVFRGPADGFKTAKMQPKESEYSTDGLPKAFLHSLRTLFDILDDGGRGYVHISEIESRWQGADTRDLPGGVLGCLRRVTPPHGCLTFERFVAGLRYSMLNPENSSNFKAQAAVHPQQASKQHHKLAPLSKCNVGTRVENKVRPLGPSNVTNTQQHRAPPQQDRARPEEGSGYPACGPARYSAGLERPGRSLERIPVAPEGGCYRTDTSHVTNLAQHQQSRGRSIESLALESPQLQRPSVVKSGLPRSQSESATGFTGGSRRHGRSREEQRRHTISNGVDYGMLKQMKELEQEKDSLLAGLEVVERAREWYQGQIHNVTERQRHIGQSSHCADFFTEANQSRMNVLIPKLQEANRCLNELIGMPFPSSGAQTAALSANAQPPAPAPPQAIQRLKDQNHLLTQEVTEKSERITQLEQEKSSLIKQLFEARARSAQDTSTLDSTFI
- the sapcd2 gene encoding suppressor APC domain-containing protein 2 isoform X1, whose amino-acid sequence is MALIATDQSCKLNGTSVIYSRAGSRKEVFRGPADGFKTAKMQPKESEYSTDGLPKAFLHSLRTLFDILDDGGRGYVHISEIESRWQGADTRDLPGGVLGCLRRVTPPHGCLTFERFVAGLRYSMLNPENSSNFKAQAAVHPQQASKQHHKLAPLSKCNVGTRVENKVRPLGPSNVTNTQQHRAPPQQDRARPEEGSGYPACGPARYSAGLERPGRSLERIPVAPEGGCYRTDTSHVTNLAQHQQSRGRSIESLALESPQLQRPSVVKSGLPRSQSESATGFTGGSRRHGRSREEQRRHTISNGVDYGMLKQMKELEQEKDSLLAGLEVVERAREWYQGQIHNVTERQRHIGQSSHCADFFTEANQSRMNVLIPKLQEANRCLNELIGMQPFPSSGAQTAALSANAQPPAPAPPQAIQRLKDQNHLLTQEVTEKSERITQLEQEKSSLIKQLFEARARSAQDTSTLDSTFI